One Sediminibacillus dalangtanensis genomic region harbors:
- a CDS encoding DNA-dependent RNA polymerase subunit epsilon, whose product MVYKVLYQELPEEIPVRERTKSLYFEAESERQVRKELASRNINIEFIQQLDETHLEYEKQSPDYKVESV is encoded by the coding sequence ATGGTATATAAAGTTCTTTACCAGGAGTTACCGGAAGAAATACCAGTGCGGGAACGCACGAAAAGCTTATACTTTGAGGCTGAATCAGAACGACAAGTTAGAAAAGAACTAGCCAGTCGCAACATTAATATCGAGTTTATCCAGCAACTTGATGAAACACATTTGGAGTATGAAAAACAATCTCCTGATTATAAAGTGGAGTCTGTTTAG